The sequence below is a genomic window from Fibrobacter sp..
GAAAGTTCCGTAGGTGGCAATAATAGGAACCGTTGCACTTTCAAACACGCTGAACAAATGCAGTGCATTGGTTATAAACATCACCGCAAAGGGAAAACAAATAATCCAGGGAACATCCTTATCCGAATCACTAACGCGGGAATGCCTGAAAATAAACAAAGCCTGGACTACCATGAAAAAACAGATACCTAGCAACGTGTAATCAGAGCTATGTTTAAACAAAGCCGCTACATTATGCAAAATCTTAAGGCAAAAGTCTGCACACAGCGCCATGGCAAAACCGGACTGCAACAGCGTGCGATCGCGAGCACACAGACAGGATCTACCAATAAAGAATACAACAATGGTAACGATAGTAGTTACCGCGAACTTGGCATAGTTCTGGAAATGGCTTGAATCCACAAGGCACTGTTCTACTGCTCCGCACTGATAGAATACATACCAGTCCCGAACAAAGAAGGCTACCGCAAGAATTGCAACCAGGATCAGTGCTGCCACAACATGATTTTTCTTGTATTTCATTCCTCCCCCAAAATTTTCAAATAAAGCAATCTTTATTTAGACTTGCAGAATTCAACCTTCACTTACAACGCCAGGAAAGCAGCCTTCAGTTCGCGGGCGGCAGCTTCTGGGTCAGCGGCCTTCTGGATTGCGGAAACGGCACAGATGCCTGCGATTCCGGAGCCAGCCAAAACATGGATGTTATCCTTGTTCAGGCCACCGATGGCATTCACAGGAATGGGAACCGCCTTCACGATGTCCTTCAAGGTATCAACGCTTGTAAGGATGGTGACCACCTTGGTGGTTGTGGGATAAATGGCGCCCACACCGCAGTAGTCTGCACCCTGTTCATAGGCTTCAAGAGCCTGGGGCACCGTCTTGGTGGTGGCTCCCACAATCTTATCCGGGCCCATGAGCTTACGGGCTGTAGAAACCGGCATATCGGTCTGCCCCACATGAACACCTTCGGCACCAATAGCGAGGGCAACGTCTACGCGGTCATCGATAATCAGGGGCACGTTATAGCGGCTGGTGATTTCATGAACTGCGGCAGCCAACTCCATGTATTCGCGGGTAGACTTGTTCTTTTCGCGAAGCTGGATGATGGTAGCGCCACCCTTGCAGGCCGCCTCCACAG
It includes:
- the thiE gene encoding thiamine phosphate synthase, producing the protein MNLDTTLYFITDSSTVPAEKFLPSVEAACKGGATIIQLREKNKSTREYMELAAAVHEITSRYNVPLIIDDRVDVALAIGAEGVHVGQTDMPVSTARKLMGPDKIVGATTKTVPQALEAYEQGADYCGVGAIYPTTTKVVTILTSVDTLKDIVKAVPIPVNAIGGLNKDNIHVLAGSGIAGICAVSAIQKAADPEAAARELKAAFLAL